In Spirochaetota bacterium, the genomic window ACAATGACCGTGCGGCGGAACACCCTGATGTCGTGAACGCCATGAAGAAAAGCATCGCCGATTGGGAGCGCGGGCTCACACCTGCGCGCTGGCCGCGCGTCATGGATTTCCGCTACCGCGTCGACGATACGTATCTGCTCTTCCCCTTGTAAGCATCCCCAAAATAACACGTAAGAAATAATAAAACCACAGGTAATGATTCGGCAGTATGCGCCGAATTTGACAAAACACCTGTTATGGGTATAGTAGCAGGGAAGCACTATTCCGGGGAGAACGTATGGCGAATTTGACCATCAAAGAACTGCATGAAGCCGGCGTCAAGGCCGGTATCGCACATGACCCGCGGGGAAGCATCTTCATGGGGGAAGAACTCGCGCGCCGCAGGAAGGAATTCGAGAAGATCACCGATGCGAAGAAAAAAGCGTCGTTCGATGAAGAGACGCTCTGGAACCCCTATGTGGACTGCCGCATACTCAACGGGGATGTCTCGAAACAGGTAAAGAAGGTCATCGTCGGCATCGATATGGAAGCGCCGGAAGTGCTCCTTACCGACCGCCTGAACGAAAAAGGCGCCGGCATCGACTGCGTCATCGCACATCACCCCGAAGGGCGTGCCTACGCTAATTTCTACGAAGTGATGGATATGCAGGCCGAAGTGCTCGCCCGCCACGGAGTGCCCATAGCGCAGGCGGAAGGCGCGCTCAGCAAACGCATACGGGAGGTCGGGAGAAGCGTTTCGCCCAACAATCATACCCGTGCTGTGGACCATGCACGGCTCCTCGGGATACCGATGGTCTGCATGCATACCGTCGCCGATAATCAGGTCGATCAATTCCTCTCCGCGCTCATCGCCGAGAAGAAGCCCTATACGGTCGGCGACATCCTCGAAATACTCGGTGAATTACCCGAATATCAGGCCTCTGTAAAGGACAATAATGCGCCGAACCTTTTCAACGGCTCGGAGAAGAACCGCGCCGGCAAGGTCTATTTCCACATGACCGGCGGGACCTCGGGGAGTGAAGAAGAGATGGATCAGCTCGCACGCGCCGGCATCGGCACGCTGGTGGTGATGCATATACCGGACAAGCACCGCGAGCGCTGTGAGAAATCGTATATCAATATCGTATGCGCCGGTCATATGGGGAGCGACAGTCTGGGATTGAACCTCCTCTTTTCGCGCATCATGCAGGCGACGAAGAGCCAGTTCGATATCGTCGCGACATCCGGCTACTATTACGTGAAACGCTGAGGGTTCCATGGCGGACGAAGAAAAGGAAGATGACAGTAAATCGCCGAAAGTAAGCTACCTGGAGAAAACGCCCCGGAAATGTCCGGTGTGCGAACACGAGTATTCACATGAGTTCATGTACACGGGCGGCGGAAGGATAATCGCCGGGAGTCTGCGCAACGACCTGCGTCGAACATATCAGGACAGCAAGAAATA contains:
- a CDS encoding NGG1p interacting factor NIF3, giving the protein MANLTIKELHEAGVKAGIAHDPRGSIFMGEELARRRKEFEKITDAKKKASFDEETLWNPYVDCRILNGDVSKQVKKVIVGIDMEAPEVLLTDRLNEKGAGIDCVIAHHPEGRAYANFYEVMDMQAEVLARHGVPIAQAEGALSKRIREVGRSVSPNNHTRAVDHARLLGIPMVCMHTVADNQVDQFLSALIAEKKPYTVGDILEILGELPEYQASVKDNNAPNLFNGSEKNRAGKVYFHMTGGTSGSEEEMDQLARAGIGTLVVMHIPDKHRERCEKSYINIVCAGHMGSDSLGLNLLFSRIMQATKSQFDIVATSGYYYVKR